In Spodoptera frugiperda isolate SF20-4 chromosome 12, AGI-APGP_CSIRO_Sfru_2.0, whole genome shotgun sequence, a single window of DNA contains:
- the LOC118262626 gene encoding exosome complex component RRP4 gives MTSHVKIRLASERVNHSVPTNRELPRFYTPGEVVTGMEDFMRGHGTYASDDCLKASVAGVMQKVNKLICVRPLKNRYVGEIGDVVVGRVLEVQQRRWKVETNSRLDSVLQLSSVNLPGGELRRRSAEDEQMMRKHLQEGDLISAEVQSVFSDGSLSLHTRSLKYGKLSQGILMKVFPSLIKRRKNHFHNLPCGISVIIGNNGYIWISPPEQNNLVEEEKDEIVNVEVQCISRSDRETMARVRNCIAALVASKMLLDDTSIMFAYEESLKYDNVKELLDPEAMLDVAFLTQHRINNVLEE, from the exons ATGACGAGCCACGTTAAAATACGTTTAGCTTCAGAGAGAGTGAATCATTCTGTGCCTACTAACAGAGAATTACCTCGATTCTATACCCCTGGTGAAGTTGTAACGGGCATGGAGGATTTTATGCG TGGGCATGGTACTTACGCATCAGACGACTGTTTAAAAGCTTCCGTAGCTGGGGTAATGCAGAAAGTAAACAAGTTGATATGTGTGCGACCGTTGAAGAATCGGTACGTCGGTGAAATAGGAGATGTAGTAGTGGGACGAGTACTTGAAGTACAGCAGAGAAGATGGAAAGTTGAAACTAATTCTCGTCTAGACTCAGTTCTACAGTTATCATCTGTGAATCTACCTGGAGGCGAGCTG AGGCGAAGATCAGCAGAAGATGAACAGATGATGAGGAAGCACCTTCAAGAGGGTGACCTCATCAGTGCAGAGGTACAGAGTGTGTTCTCAGATGGCTCTCTGTCATTGCACACCAGGAGTTTGAAATATGGCAAG CTTTCCCAAGGTATATTAATGAAAGTATTCCCTTCACTGATCAAACGCAGAAAGAACCACTTCCACAACTTGCCGTGTGGTATATCAGTGATCATTGGTAACAACGGCTACATCTGGATAAGTCCACCGGAACAAAATAACTTGGTGGAGGAAGAGAAAGATGAAATTGTTAATGTTGAAGTACAG TGTATTAGCAGATCAGACAGGGAAACAATGGCAAGAGTGAGGAACTGCATAGCTGCTCTAGTTGCTTCCAAAATGTTGCTGGATGACACAAGCATCATGTTTGCGTACGAAGAGAGCCTCAAGTACGACAATGTTAAAGAATTACTAGACCCTGAAGCTATGCTTGATGTAGCCTTTCTAACACAACatagaataaataatgttttggaAGAGTaa